The genome window CCGAAGCTATCAGGGAGGAAGTTGTTAAACGTTATCTTCCTCTCGTTAAGTATGTGGCAGGTAGAATGGCTGTGTCTCCTCCTCCCGGCCTTGATTATGAAGATTTGTTGAGTTTTGGAGTTTTCGGTCTCCTTGATGCAATTGATCGCTTTGATCTTGAAAAAGGCGTTGTTTTTGAAACATTTGCTGTTCCGAGAATCCGCGGAGCTATTTTAGACGAACTCCGCAAGTACGATTGGATTTCTAGAACGGGAAGAGAGAAGTTGCAAAAATTGAACCGTGCTATGGATAAAATTTTGCAAGAACAAGGAACCATTAAAGATAGTGTGCTCATGAATGAGCTTGAAATGGACGAAAAAACATATAGGGAAACACTTGAACTCGCAAGTCGAAGTTATATTGTATCTCTTGATGAAGTTATGGCTTTGGATGATGGAGATGTAACCCGTGAGGGGCTTCTTGCTGACGAGTCGCCATCGGCGCTCGCGTTGCTTGAAGATTCTGAGGAAGTAGATAAAGTTGCACACGCTCTACAAAAGTTGCCTGAGCGGGAGCAACAAGTTATAGCTTTTTATTATTATGAAGGATTGACGCTGAAAGAAATTGGAAGTGTCTTAGGAGTTACTGAATCAAGAGTATCCCAGTTACACGGAAAGGCTTTGGTAGCATTACGGGGGATGCTTCAGGCTAAGTGAGGGGGGCTCTAATTATGGAAGAGGTACCTTTACATCTGGAATTTCGTGAAGATGGAGTATATATATCGATGGTATCCGAAAGTGAACCATCACTTAAAGATGTTGTTGATATACTCAAAAAAAACGGCGTGAATAATTACGATGGAGATAAAATTAACACTTTCCTTAAAGAAAAATCGTTAGAACCCTTTAAAGTTGCAGAACGCGAGGCGGAAGAAGAACGCGATGCCGTTGTGGAAGTACAAATCAGTTCTGATTCTTTAACAGCCGAGATAAGAATTTTCCCACCTTCTGGGGAAAAGCCCTGGCCTACAGTGGAAGATCTGAAAAAAATACTTGAAGATAAAGGCGTTACGTTTGGAATTAAAGATTCTGCATTGCGACAAGTCATAGATTCCAAAAGAGTTGAGGATTGGATTGTCGTTGCCAAAGGGGAACCGGCAATTAATGGGAAAGATGCAGAGATAGATTTTGCCATTCAGTTTGGACAAGCTAAACCCGTGATTGCAGATGAAAAAGATCGCATTGATTATAAAAACGTGAATTCTATAACTATTGTTCTAAAAAATCAACTTCTCGCAACAAAGACTTCTCCGACAGAGGGAAAGAATGGAATGACTGTTCGAGGCATACCCCTTGTAGCAAAAGCAGGGAGAGATCGTTCTTTACCTTCTGGCAAGGGAACTGTTGTTTCGGAAGACGCGCTCTCTCTTTATTCTGCAATAGATGGTCATCTCGTTTTAGCTAATGGCAAACTGAACGTTGTTCCGGTTTTTAACGTCGAAGGTGACGTTGATTATAGTGTAGGTAATATCAATTTTATTGGAGCAGTTTCAGTTAAAGGAGCGGTGAGAGAAGGGTTTGAGATCGTTTCTTCAGGTGACGTAGACGTACAAGGAGTTGTTGAAGGAGCGTATCTTTCTAGTGGTGGTAATATTTCACTTTCTGGCGGAGTTCGGGGCATGGGAAAGGCAAAAATAGAAGCTGATGGGGATATAGCTGCTAATTTTATCGATCAATGTACAGTCATATCTAAGGGCACGGTAAGAATAAAAAATGCAATTTTGCATAGTGATGTTTCAGCGAATAATTCCGTTATAGTGCAAGAAGGATCCAAAGCTCAGATAGCAGGTGGAAAAGTTCAGGCCGGAATAGAAGTAGTTTGTTTGCATCTTGGAAGTGAGATGGGAACCAAAACAGAAGTCGTTGTTGGTGTCTTGCCTGAATATAATGAAAAAAGGCGAGAACTTCAGGCTCTTAAAGGTGAGCTTCAAGAAAAAGCCACCAAGGTAGAGACAAATTTGAATTTTCTTAAAAAAATAGAGTCGGCAGGAGAACTTGATCGACCTAAACGAGAGTTGCTCATATCTCTTACAAAAGCGAAGTTTCAAGTGCAGTCTCAACTTTCAAAGTGCATCCAAGAGCTAGAAAGTGTCGAGTCTAGCATTGAAGCAAGTCGAGCTCATGGAGCTGTTCGAGTGAAGGGAATTTGTTACCCTGGGGTTTCTGTCACTATACGAGGTGTTCGACATATAGTGCGTGAAGAACAGCGGTTTGTTGCTTTTGTCTACGAAGCTGGTGAAGTTCGAATAAAACCTTACGACTATTAAAAAAGGTCTGGGGGGAATGCCAGGATGGTTGTAAATCCAGTGCATTTACAGTTGGCCCATTGGAACGTTGAACAAAACACCCAATCTATCAGAGGAAACAATAGCCCTGCAGCCCTTGCTGGTCAGCAAGGAGAGATAGTTTCGGCTGCTATACAAAAGGAGCAAGTTGTTCAAGCAGGAGATAATGCGTCAGAAGGAGAAAAAACAGGGCGCAAAAAGGAAAAGGAAGAAAGATCTAAAAAAGAGCGTCAATCTGGTTCGAATCATAAGAAAAAGTCAGAAAGCCAAACGTCCCAGAATAAAAACTTTGATCTTTATGCGTGATTTTTTCTCACGGAAGGATGGCTGTTATGATAACAAATAATCAAATAGGTTATATTCTTATTGAAGAAAACAACGGCATTTATCGTGGAGTGGCCTTAGTTACTGATTTTCGAGGCATTCCCCTTGATTTCCGTTATACTGATCCAATAAAGCCGACCCGCATAGAACAGATTCTCTATGGAGGGGCTTTAGATGTGTATCTTAAAGAGGAATTGATTTTAAGCAACTTACTTGATTCTATAGAGGTAAAACCAGGTGTGTGGATTTGTCGCAATGATTCTTTGCTTGTTCCTTTAAGAAAGTTAAGTAAAATTCCGACACTTACTTTGTCTGTCACCTCTCGCCCCTTTCTTGAACAAACAGGTGACGTTGAGCCCCAGCCAGAAAATGGTGTTTTTATACTTCAAGCTGATGCCATGGGATCACCTCTCCGTTTGCGTCTTTCAGAAGAGTATTCCTCAGAAATTGATAGTGTAGCTTCTTTCCTTGTAGAAGTGGCAAAAACAATGGAACTTTCCGAACCTTTTTCGAGAATAGAGAAGGCGTTGAAAGTTATTGATGATGAACAAACAAATTGATGAGCAACGTTTTTACAACTTCAAGGAGGTTTTATTACGGCTCTTCCTTGGTCGAGTAAAAGTTCGGCATTTACAATCAAACTCTAAAATGTTCCAAGTTTTTAGCCTTTATAGAAGTCTTCCTATTCATAAAATTCTTTCTGAGGTGCATGTTTCAACCCTTTCTTTATTGGAAAATGGAACTCGACATGAACCGTATGTGAGTACGTTATCTCTTTTAAAAAATGACGTGCAGGTGCATAGTGTGGTGCTTTCTTCTTTCTTAACAAGAGTTCATTCTTTTAAAACTAGAATGAATAAGGTTACTATAAAAAGTGGAATTCAGATCATGCGTGCATTACCACAGACTCGAGAAAACCGCTCCTCCTCACATTTGTTAAAACCACGAAAAGATGGACATGCTTTTTTGGCGTTGTTTTCTCCTATAATAGAAAAAGCTTTAGTGAAAAGTGTTTTGAATAAAGAGACTGGAACACTGCTAATTTGGTATAATTCCCAGAGCAGGTCTTTTTTCTCTCAGAGTTTGGTGTTATTTAGCCGTCTGGGAAAGAATGGAGGCCTCGTCTGGGAGTGGCATGATCTTCCTCACGAAATGTCTAATTTTAAAAAATAGACCTAGACATTGAACATTTGTTAGAATTATCATTGCCATTTAGAGATAGAGGCAGACTTTTTAAAAAGGCCTTTCATATTAGCCTTCTGGAGGGTAGAAAAACTGATGGTAGAAGAAAAGAGGAGTGACCAAGCTCCTGTACATGTAGGGGATACGGTCGAATGTGAAGTGGAGCAGATCATGCCTTATGGCGCTTTTGTACGTCTTTCGACAGGACAGAGAGCGATGATTCACATTTCGGAGCTCTCTTATAGTTATGTTAAGAAAGTGGAAGATGTTCTTGAGCTCAAGCAAAAGATTAAGGCGAAAGTAATCAAGATTGATGAAAAAAATCGAATTGACCTTTCTCTTAAGAAGATGGAAGAGCCACCTTCTGTTGCGTCTTCCGCTCCCAAGGAAACAGAAGATAGCTTTGAAAAAAAGTTATCTAACTTTCTAAAAGTCAGCGATCAAAAAATAGCCGATTTGAATAGCAAACTAAACAACGCAAAAGCCAATAAAAAACGGAGTAAAAAAAGTAAATGATCGATATGATAACAGGCCAGGGGAGCTTAAGCTCCCCTGGCCTGTATTGGTTTTTTGCAAAAAAGGATATGGATGTAGTAAAGCGTCAAATGGTTTCTCGTAAGTTTCAACAGAAAATTGTTGCATCTGTTGCGTGTCGCTGTTGTTGGGGAGCCCCTCAAGTTTTATATTGTCGGCCTTTTTATAAAAAAACGCCCTTTCCAACTTCTTTTTGGCTCACCTGTCCTTATTTGGTTGCCAAGTGCGGAGAGCTAGAATCCCAACACGGAGTGAGTAGATTAGAAGAGTACCTTCAAAAGAACGTTTCTCTTCGCCGTTGGATTTCATATCATATCCAGCACATTAATGTACGTTTAGCCTTGCTTTCTTCGTCTGAGAAGCGTTATTTCCAAAAAAGACGTCCTGAATTATGGAGAGCCATTACTCAAGGTGGGGTCGGGGGAATTCAAAATAAGAACTCTTTTACAGTGAAATGCCTTCATCTTCACGTTGCTTCTTGGTTGGCTCTCGGAACGCATCCAGCAGAGGAATGGTTTCGCCAACATATAGAAATGACAGACTGTAAAACACCTAACGATTATTCATGTATTGCCAGGGGAGGGGTACTTGATGTGGAAGGGACGTTTTAGTGAACAGACGGCAGAAATCGTATTAAATTACACACAATCTCTTGACCTTGATTGGTGCCTGGCTCCTTTTGATATTAAGGGAAGTCTTGCTCACGCCAAGATGCTAGTATCTGTTGGAATCCTTTCTTCAGAGGAAGGTCAAAAGATAGAAGAAGGGCTTTCCTTGATTTTGAAAGAGATAGAAGATGGATGCTTTACTCCTTCTATTGAGTTGGAAGATGTACATATGAATATTGAACATCGACTCATAGAAATATTAGGCCCACTGGGAGCGAAACTTCATACTGGGCGAAGTCGAAACGATCAGATTGCTACTACTTTACGTCTTTATTTACGCAACAGATTGAAATTAATACATAAGGGAATGTGCATTCTTCTTGAAACTATTCTTAAAAAAGCCTACGCTCACCGTGATATTATCATCCCAGGATATACTCATTTGCAGCAGGCCCAGCCAATAAGTATGGGACAATATTGGATGTCTCACTTTCAAGCCTTTCGACGTGATATGATCCATCTACAGGCAGCTTTGGATGCTCTTGATGATTGCCCTCTGGGTGCAGGAGCTTTAGCCGGATCTACGCTTGCTCTGGATCGTTTTAATACAGCGTCGGCCCTCGGTTTTAAAAGGCCGACAGAAAATAGTCTGGATTCTGTCGCCCATAGAGACTACTTGCTAGATTACCATTATTTTGCGGCAGTTTTTGCCGTACATTGCAGCAGACTCGCAGAAGATTTTATAATTTATAACAGCCAGGAATTTGGGTGGCTTAAACTTCCAGACGCATATTGTACAGGGTCAAGCATGATGCCACAAAAGAAAAATCCCGATGTGCTTGAGCTTACACGAGGTCGGGTTGGGCAAGTAGTTGGGCATTTAGTTGATATGCTCATTATGCTTAAGGGCTTACCTTTAACATATAATCGCGATTTGCAAGAAGATAAACGAGGACTTTTAGCTTCGCTTTCAGTTATCCTTTCTATGGTGGGTATATTACCTGATTTTTTATCTCATGTAGATGTAGATGAACGAAAAGCTACTTCGAAAATGGAAAATGGGATGGTTCTTGCTACGGATGTTGCGGAATATCTTGTTAGGAAAGGTATTCCTTTTAGAGATGCCCATTGGAAAGCGGGACAGCTTGTTCGTTATTGTGTGGATAATGAACGATCACTTTTTGATCTATCTTTGTCAGAATGGCAAGCTATCATACCGGAGGTGGAAGAAGATATTATGCCTCTTCTTTCATTGAAAGCAAGTGTGAGTAGACGCAAGACATACGGTGGCACATCCTTTGATAGTGTCGAGAAGCAAATTGACAATGGATACCATTGGCTTTCCTCAGAAAAAAGTAAGTACAGTCCAGAATCCTGAAATATTTTAAAAGGGGCTTGACTTGCTGCGTTTTTTCTGTAGAATAAACCCTTGCGTAACGGCGGTAACTAGCCGGGGCAAGAGCCGTTAGCTCAGTTGGTAGAGCACCGGACTTTTAATCCGGGCGTCGTGGGTTCGACTCCCACACGGCTCACCATCGCGGTCCCATCGTCCAGAGGTCTAGGACACAGCCCTTTCAAGGCTGCGACACGGGTTCAAATCCCGTTGGGACCGCCATTTTAGTTTACTCTGCCGGTGTAGCTCAGTTGGTAGAGCAGCGCACTCGTAATGCGCAGGTCGGCGGTTCGAGTCCGCCCGCCGGCTCCAGCTTAATAAATGAAAAGCGAGAGGCTTTGTGTTTTTCTTTCTGAAAGGAAAAGCGCAAGGCCTCTTTTATTATTCCATTTGAAAAATGATGAATTCTGCATAATATGCGAAGGCACGATATAATTGCAGAGAATGCGCTAGTAAAGGAGATTGTGAATGGTTTTGAAACAGATATTATTTATTCGCCACGGACAAACTGATTGGAATAATGAAATGCGGTATCAAGGGCAAAGTGATGTTCCTCTTAACGCAGAAGGATTGGAACAAGCCGATCGTCTCTCTCTTCGTTTATGCTCGTGTTTTCAAGCTGACCTTATAGTAACAAGCCCTCTGTGTCGTGCTCATAGAACAGCGGAAATTATTGCGATGCGGCAGAAAAAAGACCAAATTCTTGTACGTGAGGATTTAAAGGAAATTGGTTTTGGGAAATGGGAAGGTCTTACTGTCTCCGAGGTAAAAAAACGTTTTCCCGATGAACATGATCAATGGAGAAAAGATCCTTCTACAGTGATTCCTGGGGATGGTGAATCTTTTGAGGCCGTTCGTTTAAGGGTAGCGAGTGTCCTTGAAGAAATCTTACAAAGAGATGAAGAACAAATAATGGTTGTTGCCCATGGGGGAGCAATTCGCACGGCTCTTGTTGATTTGTTAAAAGTGAATTCCTCATTAGTATGGCACATGCGCCTTGATAATTGTTCGATCTCTTCGGTGCATGTTTTTCAAAGTACGATAATGCTGGCATTTTTAAATGATGCGACTCATCTTTACGTACCTAAAGAATTTATTCGTTATATACCTCTTTCTTCTTAGACAATCGTAAGCCAAACTGATAGAATTTTCATAGTTTTGTTTGCGCTATAAGGGGGGATAGGGTTGAGTGTAGATTATGAAAAGAAGCAGGACGAAGTACGACTTTCTCCAGAAAGGGAAAAAGAACTCTGGGCTTCCTGCCGCACAGACGATTGTGCCCGTGAAGAATTGATAGTATCTTATAGACCCCTCGTTTTTTGGCTTGCTCAAAAATTTCATGTTTCTCCGTCTATCTATCCAGATTTAGTCCAGGAGGGTATGGTTGCCCTTATTAAGGCAGTTGATAAATTCGAACCTGAGCGTCAACTTAAATTTACGACATATGCTTTTTACCGTATTAAGGGGCAAATGGTTAATTATTTACAACGTAGCGAGGCTAAGGCTCCCCTTCCTGTCGACGATGAGGAAATGTGTATATCAGACGATTTCTCTTGTGATTCATACGATTTATTTCTTACGTTGTCTCAAGAAATAGAAAAGCTTCCTAATCGGGAAGCAGAAGTGGTTTCGGAGATGTTTTTCAAGGGGCATGAGGCAAAAGAAGTAGCAAAAGATCAAGGGATTGATGTAAGTCATGTATATAGGCTTAAACGCAGCGCTATAGCTCGTCTTAAGAGTTGGATTTTTCCTGATCATACCACTAAAAAAGCGTAATAGGTGATAACTATTAGAGAAGGTATGTAGAAAGAAAAGGTACCCTTCCAGGAGTGATCTGTTGTGGAAAAGCGTATTAGCCGAGTTATGCGATGGCTTGAGAGATGTATGTATGCCACAAAAAGCAAATCGTGGCATAATGCCTTGACGGAAATGGAATGCGCCAGAGCTGAGTTGGAAGAAGCTAGGAAAGAGCTTTGGCAACTAGCTGAAACACAAGGTCAAGAGCAAAAGAACAAGGGGATAGTGGTGTTAAGTCGTGTTGCCACTCTTACTGTTCTTTTCCTCTGTGTTTTGTCTGTTCCTTTGTCTGTTTCTCAAAGTAATGATTCCCAAAAGTATGTAGCAAAAAAAGAGTTTTCCTTAGAATGGGTTACTTCAGATGAACGGGCGGTATTAGCTGGTTTACGTAAAAGCCTGAGCGAAAGTAATATTGAAGCGTTACGTAACAGAGAGGAAGGATATAAAAATGAACGAGATTCTCTACCTATATCTTCAGTTGCGATGACGACAGACGTAAAACAAGCTAAGGAAATGCCAATAGAAAAAAAAGAACTCCAGAACAAAAAGAGTGTGGCAAAAGAAGATCAACAAGTTGGTAATGCAAACGAAACTCTAGAACGACT of Aminobacterium sp. MB27-C1 contains these proteins:
- a CDS encoding sigma-70 family RNA polymerase sigma factor, which encodes MKSRDKELWNRYVNNHTEAIREEVVKRYLPLVKYVAGRMAVSPPPGLDYEDLLSFGVFGLLDAIDRFDLEKGVVFETFAVPRIRGAILDELRKYDWISRTGREKLQKLNRAMDKILQEQGTIKDSVLMNELEMDEKTYRETLELASRSYIVSLDEVMALDDGDVTREGLLADESPSALALLEDSEEVDKVAHALQKLPEREQQVIAFYYYEGLTLKEIGSVLGVTESRVSQLHGKALVALRGMLQAK
- a CDS encoding DUF342 domain-containing protein translates to MEEVPLHLEFREDGVYISMVSESEPSLKDVVDILKKNGVNNYDGDKINTFLKEKSLEPFKVAEREAEEERDAVVEVQISSDSLTAEIRIFPPSGEKPWPTVEDLKKILEDKGVTFGIKDSALRQVIDSKRVEDWIVVAKGEPAINGKDAEIDFAIQFGQAKPVIADEKDRIDYKNVNSITIVLKNQLLATKTSPTEGKNGMTVRGIPLVAKAGRDRSLPSGKGTVVSEDALSLYSAIDGHLVLANGKLNVVPVFNVEGDVDYSVGNINFIGAVSVKGAVREGFEIVSSGDVDVQGVVEGAYLSSGGNISLSGGVRGMGKAKIEADGDIAANFIDQCTVISKGTVRIKNAILHSDVSANNSVIVQEGSKAQIAGGKVQAGIEVVCLHLGSEMGTKTEVVVGVLPEYNEKRRELQALKGELQEKATKVETNLNFLKKIESAGELDRPKRELLISLTKAKFQVQSQLSKCIQELESVESSIEASRAHGAVRVKGICYPGVSVTIRGVRHIVREEQRFVAFVYEAGEVRIKPYDY
- a CDS encoding S1 RNA-binding domain-containing protein; its protein translation is MVEEKRSDQAPVHVGDTVECEVEQIMPYGAFVRLSTGQRAMIHISELSYSYVKKVEDVLELKQKIKAKVIKIDEKNRIDLSLKKMEEPPSVASSAPKETEDSFEKKLSNFLKVSDQKIADLNSKLNNAKANKKRSKKSK
- a CDS encoding DUF501 domain-containing protein is translated as MIDMITGQGSLSSPGLYWFFAKKDMDVVKRQMVSRKFQQKIVASVACRCCWGAPQVLYCRPFYKKTPFPTSFWLTCPYLVAKCGELESQHGVSRLEEYLQKNVSLRRWISYHIQHINVRLALLSSSEKRYFQKRRPELWRAITQGGVGGIQNKNSFTVKCLHLHVASWLALGTHPAEEWFRQHIEMTDCKTPNDYSCIARGGVLDVEGTF
- the argH gene encoding argininosuccinate lyase, coding for MWKGRFSEQTAEIVLNYTQSLDLDWCLAPFDIKGSLAHAKMLVSVGILSSEEGQKIEEGLSLILKEIEDGCFTPSIELEDVHMNIEHRLIEILGPLGAKLHTGRSRNDQIATTLRLYLRNRLKLIHKGMCILLETILKKAYAHRDIIIPGYTHLQQAQPISMGQYWMSHFQAFRRDMIHLQAALDALDDCPLGAGALAGSTLALDRFNTASALGFKRPTENSLDSVAHRDYLLDYHYFAAVFAVHCSRLAEDFIIYNSQEFGWLKLPDAYCTGSSMMPQKKNPDVLELTRGRVGQVVGHLVDMLIMLKGLPLTYNRDLQEDKRGLLASLSVILSMVGILPDFLSHVDVDERKATSKMENGMVLATDVAEYLVRKGIPFRDAHWKAGQLVRYCVDNERSLFDLSLSEWQAIIPEVEEDIMPLLSLKASVSRRKTYGGTSFDSVEKQIDNGYHWLSSEKSKYSPES
- the cobC gene encoding alpha-ribazole phosphatase, giving the protein MVLKQILFIRHGQTDWNNEMRYQGQSDVPLNAEGLEQADRLSLRLCSCFQADLIVTSPLCRAHRTAEIIAMRQKKDQILVREDLKEIGFGKWEGLTVSEVKKRFPDEHDQWRKDPSTVIPGDGESFEAVRLRVASVLEEILQRDEEQIMVVAHGGAIRTALVDLLKVNSSLVWHMRLDNCSISSVHVFQSTIMLAFLNDATHLYVPKEFIRYIPLSS
- a CDS encoding sigma-70 family RNA polymerase sigma factor — its product is MSVDYEKKQDEVRLSPEREKELWASCRTDDCAREELIVSYRPLVFWLAQKFHVSPSIYPDLVQEGMVALIKAVDKFEPERQLKFTTYAFYRIKGQMVNYLQRSEAKAPLPVDDEEMCISDDFSCDSYDLFLTLSQEIEKLPNREAEVVSEMFFKGHEAKEVAKDQGIDVSHVYRLKRSAIARLKSWIFPDHTTKKA